From a region of the Constantimarinum furrinae genome:
- a CDS encoding response regulator, producing the protein MKKFYYFLVFSIACLSLPAQNQEMAEAEFKAEKPVTPKSFQKLLDSSSYYYNKGNYKRSFELNITLLKQALAQENPYLIHQGYRNLGYDYLVMEDTVMAQESFEKSSRYAEFSENEFAKAITYMDLANIYAYTADNYVTAFEYHRLSIKLFEKLQDSTYLARAHFNTILTSMEAGDYNKAYLHIIKARRLAKYDDEDAYTLALDNLLGEYHYEKGNYEMANQYLEKVIEDSKKFDSDIELENAWLYYSESLFKQGRTDEAYEARLKYEDYEDKARQSIMSAKNNALSAEFQVDEYRRDVLAAELENKLQTEIVKNKNRLNIILIIVAAVFLIMFFALFFAYRNRKTLVQELKLKNKHYLEAKENSEKLAKAKSKFFSTVSHELRTPLYGVIGLSTILLEDKTLKKHEKDLKSLKFSADYLLALINDVLQINKIDSNSIEDEKVTFNLNELIKKIVASFEYMRIQNNNKIHIHISESVPALMEGNSVRLSQILMNLISNACKFTENGDIYIIAETTQQTETTSAISFHVRDTGTGIPLEKQESIFDEFSQLENDNYKYHGTGLGLPIVKKLLHLSNSDLTVKSALGKGSLFSFTLNFKTVSKEIKLEAPPLLDDRIVRDKRILIVEDNRINQTVTKKILEKHGAKSTIAENGNEAIKLVKNENYDLILMDINMPVKNGIDATREIRQFDIFTPIVALTAVEIEEMKFSIYECGMNDIIVKPYDITKFIQTIIKNIALKDQEKFTPTHSKAN; encoded by the coding sequence CTGCTTATCACTTCCCGCTCAAAATCAGGAGATGGCGGAGGCTGAATTTAAGGCCGAAAAACCGGTTACCCCTAAGTCGTTCCAAAAACTTCTGGACTCGTCGAGTTATTACTATAACAAAGGAAATTATAAGCGTTCCTTCGAGTTAAACATCACCCTTTTAAAGCAAGCACTTGCTCAGGAGAATCCATATTTGATCCATCAGGGTTACAGGAATCTGGGATATGATTACCTGGTCATGGAAGACACAGTGATGGCCCAGGAAAGCTTTGAAAAATCGTCGCGCTACGCCGAATTCTCAGAAAATGAATTTGCCAAAGCGATCACATATATGGACCTGGCAAATATTTATGCGTATACGGCAGATAATTATGTGACCGCGTTCGAATATCACAGATTATCGATTAAGTTGTTTGAAAAACTGCAGGATTCAACCTATCTGGCACGTGCTCATTTTAACACCATTCTTACCTCGATGGAGGCAGGCGATTACAACAAGGCCTACCTTCATATTATAAAAGCGCGCAGGTTGGCAAAGTATGATGATGAAGATGCTTATACGCTGGCCCTGGATAATTTACTGGGAGAATATCACTATGAAAAAGGTAATTATGAAATGGCTAATCAATACTTGGAAAAGGTCATTGAAGATTCTAAGAAATTCGATTCAGATATTGAGCTAGAGAATGCCTGGCTGTACTACAGTGAGAGTTTATTTAAGCAAGGCAGAACCGATGAGGCTTACGAAGCTCGACTTAAGTATGAAGATTATGAAGATAAGGCGCGGCAAAGCATCATGTCTGCTAAAAATAATGCATTATCGGCAGAGTTTCAGGTAGACGAATACCGACGGGATGTACTGGCCGCCGAGCTGGAGAATAAATTACAAACCGAAATAGTAAAAAATAAAAACCGCCTCAATATTATCCTAATTATAGTGGCTGCTGTGTTTCTTATTATGTTCTTTGCGCTTTTCTTCGCTTATAGAAACCGTAAGACGCTGGTTCAGGAATTAAAACTGAAGAATAAGCATTATCTGGAAGCTAAAGAAAATTCAGAAAAACTGGCGAAAGCCAAAAGTAAGTTCTTTTCTACCGTGAGTCATGAACTTAGAACTCCTTTATACGGTGTCATTGGACTTAGTACGATTTTACTTGAAGACAAGACTCTGAAAAAACACGAAAAGGATTTGAAATCCTTAAAATTTTCGGCCGATTATCTTTTAGCACTTATTAACGATGTGCTTCAGATCAATAAGATCGATTCAAATTCTATTGAAGATGAAAAAGTCACCTTCAACCTGAACGAACTTATTAAGAAGATCGTAGCCTCGTTCGAGTATATGAGAATTCAAAATAACAATAAGATCCATATTCATATTTCAGAATCGGTTCCTGCTCTCATGGAAGGTAATTCGGTACGACTATCCCAAATTTTAATGAACCTTATAAGTAATGCCTGTAAGTTTACAGAGAATGGAGATATCTATATTATAGCTGAAACCACGCAACAAACCGAAACAACCTCTGCGATCTCATTTCATGTAAGAGATACGGGAACGGGAATTCCACTAGAGAAACAAGAAAGTATCTTCGATGAATTCTCTCAATTGGAAAATGACAACTATAAATACCATGGAACCGGACTGGGGCTCCCTATTGTAAAGAAATTATTGCATTTGTCAAATTCCGATCTTACGGTGAAGAGTGCTTTGGGCAAGGGTTCGTTATTTTCATTTACCCTGAATTTTAAAACGGTGAGCAAAGAGATTAAACTGGAAGCGCCCCCGTTGCTGGATGACAGGATCGTAAGAGACAAGCGTATCTTGATCGTTGAGGACAATCGCATCAACCAAACGGTAACCAAGAAGATATTGGAGAAGCACGGTGCGAAAAGCACTATAGCCGAAAATGGAAATGAAGCGATCAAACTCGTAAAGAATGAAAATTACGACCTCATACTAATGGATATCAATATGCCGGTTAAAAATGGTATCGATGCTACGCGAGAGATACGACAGTTCGATATTTTTACGCCAATCGTAGCCTTAACCGCAGTTGAGATAGAGGAAATGAAATTCAGCATTTACGAATGTGGAATGAATGATATTATTGTAAAACCTTATGATATCACGAAGTTCATTCAAACCATAATAAAGAATATCGCCTTAAAAGATCAGGAAAAGTTTACTCCAACACATTCAAAGGCCAACTAA
- a CDS encoding succinate dehydrogenase/fumarate reductase iron-sulfur subunit yields the protein MKLTLKIWRQKDAGTKGQLQTYPLDGVEGDMSFLEMLDVLNAELIDKGEEPVVFDHDCREGICGSCSLQINGEPHGPDRMVTTCQLHMRSFKDGDTIVIEPFRAKAFPVIKDLVVDRSSFDRIQQAGGYISVNTSGNTIDANAIPVEKENADESFEAATCIGCGACVAACKNASAMLFTSAKVSQFALLPQGRVEATRRVLNMVEQMDKEGFGNCSNTGACEIECPKGISLENIARMNREYLSASLKG from the coding sequence ATGAAGCTAACACTGAAAATATGGCGCCAGAAGGATGCCGGTACTAAAGGTCAATTGCAAACTTACCCCTTGGATGGTGTGGAAGGCGACATGTCCTTTCTTGAAATGCTGGATGTGCTTAACGCTGAATTAATAGACAAGGGAGAAGAACCCGTGGTATTCGATCACGATTGCAGAGAAGGAATTTGCGGGAGCTGCTCACTCCAAATTAACGGGGAACCTCATGGACCGGACCGGATGGTAACGACTTGTCAGTTACACATGAGAAGTTTTAAGGATGGAGATACTATTGTAATAGAACCCTTCCGGGCAAAGGCTTTTCCTGTCATTAAGGATTTGGTGGTAGATAGAAGCTCCTTCGATCGTATACAACAGGCCGGAGGATATATCTCGGTTAACACTTCAGGAAATACTATAGATGCCAATGCCATTCCCGTAGAAAAAGAGAATGCCGACGAATCCTTCGAGGCAGCGACTTGTATAGGTTGTGGTGCCTGTGTAGCGGCGTGTAAAAATGCCAGCGCTATGTTATTTACGTCTGCAAAAGTGAGTCAGTTTGCACTTTTACCTCAGGGAAGAGTTGAAGCAACCCGCCGGGTGTTAAACATGGTTGAGCAAATGGATAAGGAAGGTTTTGGAAATTGTTCGAACACAGGAGCTTGTGAAATTGAATGTCCAAAGGGAATTTCGCTTGAAAACATTGCACGGATGAACAGAGAATACCTAAGTGCAAGTCTAAAGGGATAA
- a CDS encoding fumarate reductase/succinate dehydrogenase flavoprotein subunit, with translation MSKLDSKIPKGPLDEKWTNHKNNINLVNPANKRNIDVIVVGTGLAGGSAAATLAELGYNVKTFCYQDSPRRAHSIAAQGGINAAKNYQGDGDSTYRLFYDTIKGGDYRSREGNVYRLAEVSANIIDQCVAQGVPFAREYGGLLDNRSFGGVLVSRTFYAKGQTGQQLLLGAYAAMNRQINRGKITPYNRHEMLDLVVVDGKARGIIARDLVSGSIERHSAHAVVIASGGYGNVFYLSTNAMGSNVTASWKIHKRGAYFANPCYTQIHPTCIPVSGEHQSKLTLMSESLRNDGRIWVPKKKEDAIAIREGKKRPVELSEEERDYYLERRYPSFGNLVPRDVASRAAKERCDAGFGVNKTGEAVFLDFASAIERYGKEAAAVEKIENPSEEKIRELGEKVIENKYGNLFQMYEKIVDENPYKTPMKIYPAVHYTMGGIWVDYNLQTTIEGCYGTGEANFSDHGANRLGASALMQGLADGYFVLPYTIGDYLSKDIRTGKISTDLPEFEEAEKNVRDRLEKLINNNGSKSVDDFHKRLGKIMWNKVGMSRNAPHLKEAIQEIKALREEFWKDVKVPGSMNEMNPELEKAGRVADFLELGELFAKDALHREESCGGHFREEYQTEEGEALRDDENFMYVAAWEYNGEPSEAILHKEELEYENIEVKTRSYK, from the coding sequence ATGTCGAAATTAGATTCTAAAATACCAAAAGGACCCTTAGACGAAAAGTGGACAAATCATAAAAACAACATTAATCTCGTCAATCCGGCGAACAAACGGAATATTGATGTGATCGTGGTTGGTACCGGACTCGCCGGAGGAAGTGCTGCCGCAACATTGGCCGAGTTAGGGTATAATGTAAAAACGTTCTGTTATCAGGATTCTCCCAGACGTGCACACTCAATCGCTGCACAAGGAGGGATCAATGCTGCTAAAAACTATCAGGGTGACGGGGATTCTACTTACCGACTTTTTTATGATACCATTAAAGGAGGGGATTACAGGTCTCGCGAAGGAAATGTATATCGTCTTGCAGAGGTTTCGGCAAATATAATCGATCAGTGCGTTGCTCAAGGGGTACCGTTTGCAAGGGAGTACGGCGGACTTCTGGATAACCGATCTTTTGGGGGCGTTTTAGTGTCACGTACCTTTTATGCCAAGGGACAAACAGGACAGCAGTTATTGTTGGGGGCTTACGCAGCCATGAACCGCCAGATTAACAGAGGAAAGATCACTCCGTATAACCGCCATGAAATGTTGGATCTTGTCGTGGTGGACGGTAAGGCCAGAGGTATTATTGCCAGAGATCTGGTAAGTGGAAGCATAGAACGACACTCGGCTCATGCCGTAGTAATTGCCTCAGGAGGATATGGAAATGTATTCTATCTGTCAACAAATGCCATGGGAAGTAATGTCACAGCTTCCTGGAAAATTCACAAGCGGGGTGCTTATTTTGCGAATCCTTGCTATACACAAATTCACCCTACCTGTATTCCGGTTTCAGGGGAGCACCAATCCAAACTAACCTTAATGTCCGAATCGCTTCGGAATGACGGACGTATTTGGGTTCCGAAGAAAAAAGAAGATGCTATTGCCATACGTGAAGGTAAGAAAAGACCGGTAGAGCTTTCAGAAGAAGAAAGAGATTATTATCTGGAACGAAGGTATCCATCCTTCGGAAATCTTGTTCCTCGTGATGTGGCTTCCAGAGCAGCGAAGGAGCGATGTGATGCCGGATTTGGGGTCAATAAGACCGGGGAAGCGGTGTTTCTCGATTTTGCTTCAGCCATCGAGCGCTACGGAAAGGAAGCAGCAGCAGTTGAAAAGATCGAAAACCCTTCCGAAGAAAAGATCAGAGAATTAGGAGAAAAGGTTATTGAAAATAAATACGGAAACCTCTTTCAGATGTATGAGAAGATCGTAGATGAGAATCCGTATAAGACTCCCATGAAGATCTATCCTGCCGTACATTACACTATGGGAGGTATCTGGGTGGATTATAACCTGCAAACTACCATTGAAGGTTGCTACGGAACCGGAGAAGCTAATTTTAGTGACCACGGAGCAAATCGTTTAGGAGCTTCTGCTTTGATGCAGGGATTGGCAGATGGTTATTTTGTCTTACCGTACACCATTGGAGATTATCTTTCTAAGGACATACGAACAGGAAAAATATCAACCGATCTTCCCGAGTTTGAAGAAGCAGAGAAGAATGTTCGTGACCGTCTTGAAAAGCTTATCAATAACAACGGAAGCAAATCTGTAGACGATTTTCATAAACGGCTTGGAAAGATCATGTGGAACAAAGTAGGAATGTCTCGAAATGCGCCCCACTTAAAAGAGGCTATTCAAGAGATAAAGGCATTGAGAGAAGAATTCTGGAAGGATGTAAAAGTACCTGGCAGTATGAACGAAATGAACCCCGAACTTGAAAAAGCAGGACGGGTGGCAGATTTTCTGGAACTAGGAGAGTTATTTGCCAAGGATGCCTTGCACCGAGAGGAGTCCTGTGGAGGACATTTTAGAGAAGAGTATCAAACTGAAGAAGGCGAAGCCCTGCGCGATGATGAGAATTTTATGTACGTTGCCGCCTGGGAATACAATGGAGAACCCTCGGAGGCTATCTTACACAAGGAAGAATTGGAATACGAAAACATCGAGGTGAAAACCAGAAGTTATAAGTAA
- a CDS encoding succinate dehydrogenase cytochrome b subunit, translated as MMGILSSSIARKVAMALSGLFLVFFLAQHFTINLTSVIDPDTFNNWSHFMGTNGLVQFVLQPILMIGVLFHFIMGIVLEVRNRNARAISYKEFKGHRNSTWASRNMIISGLVILAFLGLHFYDFWIPEMIHKYVETHPEDPTRYYAETVHKFESPVRVGLYVLAFVLLIFHLWHGFSSSFQSVGFNNKYSKGLRLFTQVYAVVIPLGFIFIAIYLHFNQIPH; from the coding sequence ATAATGGGAATATTATCCTCTTCAATTGCTCGAAAAGTCGCAATGGCACTTTCGGGTTTATTTCTTGTATTTTTTCTCGCGCAACATTTTACGATAAACCTTACCTCAGTGATCGATCCGGATACATTTAACAACTGGTCACATTTTATGGGTACCAACGGACTGGTTCAATTTGTCTTACAACCCATACTGATGATAGGGGTACTGTTTCATTTTATAATGGGAATCGTGCTGGAAGTAAGAAACCGCAATGCCAGAGCCATTAGTTACAAAGAATTTAAAGGACACCGAAATTCAACCTGGGCCTCCAGAAATATGATCATATCGGGTCTTGTGATCCTTGCGTTTCTGGGCTTGCATTTTTATGATTTCTGGATTCCGGAAATGATTCATAAATATGTGGAAACCCACCCCGAGGATCCTACCCGTTATTATGCAGAAACTGTTCATAAATTTGAAAGTCCTGTGCGTGTCGGACTCTATGTCTTGGCATTTGTATTACTCATCTTCCACCTGTGGCACGGGTTCTCATCCTCTTTTCAAAGTGTAGGTTTCAATAATAAATACTCCAAAGGTTTGCGCTTGTTCACACAAGTGTATGCTGTGGTGATACCTCTCGGCTTTATTTTTATTGCCATCTATTTACATTTTAATCAAATACCCCACTAA
- a CDS encoding WD40/YVTN/BNR-like repeat-containing protein — translation MKRYFLLLLSFTAISVFAQQPATSATDIEKAIQQKAQLTQMSLVKNLPVKNIGPTVMSGRVVGFAVNPENPVEFYVGYASGGVWHTKNNGTSFTPVLDSSPTQNVGSLAMDWKTNTLWVGTGEVNASRSSYAGIGLLSSTDYGKTWQNSGLKDSHHISSILINPNNSNELTVGVVGHLYSTNSERGVFKTLDGGKSWTKTLYVNDQSGIIELERDPNNYNIMYAASWDKDRKAWNFTGNGTGSAIYKSVDAGNTWKKVSMAGSGFPTGEGVGRIGLAVVDANTVYAIHDNQDRRDEDNKERDESDMLSKDDFKSMTTADFLALDDKKLDRYLRMNGFQEKYKAENVKNMVRGGTVKPVDLAKYLEDANSMLFDTPVIGAEVYKSTDGGKTWKKTHDGYLDGIYFSYGYYFGKVHVDPNDPNAIYIYGVPILKSKDGGKTFTSISADNVHADHHALWINPKMPGHLINGNDGGINISYDDGETWIKNNAPSVGQFYTVNVDYEEPYNVYGGLQDNGVWVGAHTYEAGNSWHQSGQYPYESIMGGDGMQVQIDSRNSDIVYTGFQFGNYFRLNRKTNETTYIQPKHELGESPYRFNWQTPILLSPHNQDILYLGGNKLMRSMNKGTDWEAISGDLTKGGKPGNVAYGTLTSISESPFKFGLLYAGSDDGMVHVSRDAGGNWVNISNTFPKDLWVSRVIASQHKLERVYVTLNGYRWDDFKPYVFVSENYGQSWKNINGNLPASPVNVIKEDPVNENILYLGADNGAYVSFNRGESWEVFNEGLPNVAVHDMVVQSKAKDLVLGTHGRSIYVADVSLLQQLNSENMNEIVVAEIAPIRSSRRWGSRFSPWNDAFEPSVNIQFFSPSSGKATITIQSDDGSQLQQIKVDAVKGVNVVEYDLTLSEKGQKSLEKSGTKMNRADNDKYYLAKGDYKIEISVSNKEGAGKLTIE, via the coding sequence ATGAAGAGATATTTTCTTTTGCTTCTAAGCTTTACAGCCATTTCAGTATTTGCACAACAACCCGCAACTTCTGCTACTGATATAGAAAAGGCAATTCAACAAAAAGCGCAACTTACCCAAATGTCATTGGTTAAGAACTTACCTGTAAAAAACATAGGGCCTACCGTAATGAGTGGAAGGGTTGTAGGCTTTGCCGTAAATCCGGAAAATCCTGTAGAATTTTATGTAGGATATGCAAGTGGCGGGGTTTGGCATACTAAAAATAACGGAACCTCATTTACACCGGTTCTCGATAGTTCTCCTACTCAAAATGTGGGTAGTCTCGCAATGGATTGGAAAACGAATACGCTCTGGGTAGGAACCGGTGAGGTTAACGCTTCCAGATCCTCTTACGCTGGAATTGGGTTGTTAAGCTCAACTGACTATGGTAAAACATGGCAAAATAGCGGACTTAAGGATTCGCATCACATAAGCAGTATTTTAATTAATCCGAATAACTCGAATGAGCTTACGGTGGGTGTGGTTGGGCATTTGTATTCCACTAATTCTGAAAGGGGTGTCTTTAAAACACTTGATGGCGGAAAATCTTGGACAAAAACCTTATATGTGAATGATCAGTCCGGGATTATAGAGTTGGAACGCGATCCCAATAATTACAACATTATGTATGCTGCATCATGGGACAAGGATCGCAAGGCATGGAATTTTACCGGTAATGGAACCGGAAGTGCAATTTATAAAAGTGTCGATGCAGGCAATACCTGGAAAAAAGTTTCCATGGCGGGCAGTGGGTTTCCTACCGGTGAAGGCGTTGGAAGAATTGGGCTGGCAGTCGTTGATGCCAACACGGTATATGCCATTCACGACAATCAGGATCGCAGGGATGAGGACAACAAGGAGCGTGATGAGAGCGATATGCTTTCCAAAGACGATTTTAAGAGCATGACGACAGCAGATTTTCTGGCGCTGGACGATAAAAAGCTGGACAGGTATTTAAGAATGAATGGTTTTCAGGAAAAATATAAGGCCGAGAATGTAAAGAATATGGTTCGTGGAGGAACCGTAAAACCGGTAGATCTGGCAAAATATCTGGAAGATGCAAATTCGATGTTGTTCGACACTCCCGTGATTGGCGCTGAGGTTTACAAATCTACCGACGGGGGTAAAACCTGGAAAAAAACGCATGACGGATATCTGGACGGAATCTATTTTTCTTATGGCTATTACTTCGGAAAAGTCCATGTTGATCCTAATGACCCTAACGCAATTTATATCTACGGAGTTCCTATCTTAAAATCTAAGGACGGAGGAAAGACCTTCACTTCTATAAGCGCCGATAATGTACATGCCGATCATCACGCATTGTGGATCAATCCGAAAATGCCCGGACATCTTATTAACGGGAATGACGGGGGAATTAATATTTCTTACGACGACGGAGAGACCTGGATAAAGAACAATGCCCCCTCGGTGGGACAATTCTATACTGTAAATGTTGATTACGAAGAACCCTATAATGTTTACGGAGGCTTGCAGGATAATGGAGTTTGGGTAGGTGCTCACACTTATGAAGCCGGTAACTCATGGCATCAAAGCGGCCAGTATCCCTATGAGTCCATCATGGGAGGTGACGGAATGCAGGTACAGATAGATAGCAGAAACAGCGATATTGTTTATACAGGTTTTCAGTTCGGGAATTACTTTCGGCTAAATAGAAAGACTAACGAAACTACCTACATACAACCTAAACATGAATTGGGTGAAAGTCCGTATCGCTTTAACTGGCAAACTCCAATTTTGCTTAGTCCGCACAATCAGGATATTTTATATCTGGGCGGAAACAAGTTGATGCGAAGTATGAACAAAGGCACCGACTGGGAGGCCATTTCGGGGGATCTTACCAAAGGAGGCAAGCCGGGCAATGTGGCTTACGGTACGTTAACAAGTATAAGTGAATCGCCATTTAAATTTGGGTTGCTATATGCCGGAAGCGATGATGGAATGGTACATGTTTCCAGAGACGCAGGCGGAAACTGGGTTAATATTTCCAATACTTTCCCCAAGGATCTTTGGGTAAGCCGGGTGATTGCTTCACAGCATAAATTAGAGCGTGTCTATGTTACATTAAATGGCTATCGTTGGGATGATTTTAAGCCTTATGTGTTCGTAAGTGAAAATTATGGTCAAAGCTGGAAGAACATTAACGGAAATCTACCTGCCTCCCCGGTTAATGTTATAAAGGAAGATCCTGTAAATGAGAATATACTGTATTTGGGAGCAGATAACGGGGCTTATGTGAGTTTTAACCGTGGAGAAAGCTGGGAAGTATTTAATGAAGGCCTCCCTAATGTAGCCGTTCACGATATGGTGGTTCAGTCTAAAGCCAAAGATCTGGTTCTAGGAACGCACGGACGGTCTATTTATGTAGCAGATGTTTCTTTGTTACAGCAACTTAACTCGGAAAACATGAATGAGATTGTGGTGGCAGAAATCGCACCAATTAGAAGTTCACGAAGATGGGGAAGCAGATTCAGTCCGTGGAACGATGCTTTCGAACCTTCAGTGAACATTCAGTTCTTTAGTCCAAGTAGTGGAAAAGCAACGATAACAATTCAGTCGGATGACGGATCACAATTACAACAAATTAAAGTGGATGCTGTAAAGGGGGTAAATGTAGTTGAATACGATCTCACACTTTCAGAAAAAGGACAAAAGTCACTGGAAAAATCCGGTACAAAGATGAATAGGGCAGATAATGATAAATACTATTTAGCCAAAGGAGATTATAAAATTGAAATTTCTGTTTCCAATAAAGAAGGGGCCGGGAAATTAACTATCGAATAA
- a CDS encoding aminopeptidase P family protein — MKYHPIDPSLFVKNRKEFIAQMKPKSLAVFNSNDIYPISADSTMPFQQSRDIFFLSGVDQEESMLLLFPDSVEEKHREILFLRETNEHIAVWEGEKLTKEKALEVSGIKTVYWLKEFDKVFFELMTQADTIYFNTNEHYRQSVETETREVRFIKKTKEKFPAHSWAKSNPILQRLRSVKDPIEIDLMQTACDITNKGFRRVLSFLKPGVWEYDIEAEFMHEFLRNRSRGFAYTPIVASGNSANVLHYIENNRQCKDGDLLLLDVGAEYANYSSDMSRTIPVNGRFTKRQREVYSAVNRVKNEATKMLVPGTLWKEYHIEVGKLMTSELIGLKLLDKADVQNENPDWPAYKKYFMHGTSHHIGLDTHDYGILWEPMKANMVFTVEPGIYIPEEGFGIRLEDDVVIQEKGEPFNLMRDIPIEAEEIETLMNTNS, encoded by the coding sequence ATGAAATATCACCCGATCGACCCTTCACTTTTTGTCAAAAACCGCAAAGAATTTATTGCTCAAATGAAGCCTAAAAGCCTGGCTGTTTTTAACAGTAACGACATTTATCCAATTAGTGCAGACAGCACTATGCCGTTTCAGCAGTCACGCGATATTTTCTTTTTAAGCGGTGTTGATCAGGAAGAAAGCATGCTACTGTTATTCCCCGATTCGGTAGAAGAAAAACACAGAGAAATCTTGTTCTTACGTGAAACCAATGAGCATATAGCCGTCTGGGAAGGTGAGAAATTAACCAAGGAAAAAGCTCTAGAGGTAAGTGGAATAAAAACGGTGTATTGGTTAAAGGAGTTCGACAAGGTTTTTTTCGAATTGATGACACAAGCAGATACGATTTATTTCAATACCAACGAACATTACCGTCAATCTGTTGAAACCGAAACCCGGGAGGTCCGCTTCATAAAAAAGACAAAGGAAAAATTTCCTGCACATAGCTGGGCCAAGAGTAATCCTATATTACAACGTCTTCGCTCGGTAAAGGATCCCATTGAGATCGATCTTATGCAAACGGCCTGCGACATTACCAATAAAGGTTTCAGGCGAGTTTTAAGCTTTCTGAAACCGGGAGTTTGGGAATATGATATTGAAGCCGAGTTTATGCATGAGTTTCTTCGGAACAGATCCCGTGGTTTTGCGTATACACCTATAGTAGCCAGTGGTAATAGTGCCAACGTCTTGCACTATATTGAAAATAACCGGCAGTGCAAGGATGGCGATCTGCTGTTGTTGGATGTTGGAGCCGAATACGCCAATTACAGCAGCGATATGTCCCGAACCATTCCGGTGAATGGAAGATTTACAAAAAGACAAAGGGAAGTTTACAGCGCTGTAAATCGAGTAAAAAACGAAGCTACCAAAATGTTGGTCCCTGGCACCCTATGGAAAGAATATCATATTGAAGTTGGAAAGTTAATGACTTCAGAGCTCATAGGTTTAAAGCTGTTGGATAAGGCCGATGTACAAAATGAAAACCCCGACTGGCCTGCGTACAAAAAATATTTTATGCATGGAACTTCGCATCATATAGGTCTCGACACTCACGATTACGGTATCTTATGGGAGCCCATGAAGGCCAATATGGTATTTACCGTAGAACCCGGAATTTATATTCCTGAAGAAGGCTTCGGAATACGCCTTGAAGATGACGTGGTGATTCAGGAAAAAGGAGAACCATTTAACTTAATGCGGGATATCCCTATTGAGGCCGAAGAGATTGAAACATTGATGAACACCAATAGCTAA